In Pseudomonas sp. MYb327, one DNA window encodes the following:
- a CDS encoding insulinase family protein: protein MRCLLFACLLLGSLPSFALDRFQVEGYTLRNGLQLLLKPGTERGHVAIRLVVGVGLDDFSCADKELPHLLEHLLFSGIDASGEGGLEERMQELGGEWNAFTSNADTTFVIEAPAKNQRKVLDLLLALLTQTHFDEDAINAAKQVVEREDGGHYTHLQRWLDRQDLGNTASKQLAVELGLKCPERAEVDHLTREQLENVRKDWYAPNNMTLIIVGDLERLLPAYLDRAYGALTAINPSEHPPLPQIQASAAHERNLIHGLVGGSAKLHWLVPEPVLEDQHDETFDLLKDYLDWALYRRLRLEHGLSYGPWAEREVFGGVGFMSLNADLERDDVGEAQKVLDELKADLLKEGLNAETFNRLKQAAIARQSWAVQGNSALADYYWSALGDYEDGRFANPVKELQGVTLAEANKAMRELLLQPGYVRIEKPLMSYDQLMWSIGGVLGALVLALLGWQIYRRR, encoded by the coding sequence ATGCGTTGTCTGTTATTCGCCTGTCTGTTGCTTGGCTCACTCCCTTCGTTTGCCCTGGACCGCTTCCAGGTCGAGGGCTACACGCTGCGCAACGGTTTGCAATTGCTGCTCAAGCCCGGCACTGAACGCGGTCACGTGGCGATTCGGCTGGTGGTCGGAGTCGGTCTGGATGATTTCAGTTGCGCCGATAAAGAGCTTCCGCACCTGCTGGAACACTTGCTTTTCAGCGGCATCGACGCCAGCGGTGAAGGTGGCCTGGAAGAACGCATGCAGGAGCTTGGGGGCGAGTGGAATGCCTTTACCAGCAACGCCGACACCACGTTCGTGATCGAAGCGCCGGCGAAAAACCAGCGCAAGGTGCTTGATCTGCTTTTGGCTCTGCTGACCCAGACCCATTTCGACGAAGACGCCATCAACGCCGCCAAGCAAGTGGTCGAGCGTGAAGACGGCGGTCACTACACGCACCTGCAACGCTGGCTGGATCGCCAGGACCTGGGCAACACCGCCAGCAAACAACTGGCCGTGGAATTGGGCCTCAAATGCCCCGAGCGCGCGGAAGTCGATCACCTGACCCGCGAACAGCTGGAGAATGTGCGCAAGGACTGGTACGCCCCCAACAACATGACGCTGATCATTGTCGGCGACCTCGAACGTTTGCTGCCGGCCTATCTGGATCGGGCGTATGGCGCGCTGACCGCCATCAACCCGTCCGAGCACCCGCCCCTGCCGCAAATCCAGGCCAGTGCCGCCCATGAGCGCAACTTGATTCATGGCTTGGTCGGCGGCAGTGCCAAGCTGCACTGGCTGGTGCCGGAACCGGTGCTGGAGGATCAGCACGACGAAACGTTCGACCTGCTCAAGGACTACCTGGACTGGGCGCTTTATCGCCGGTTGCGCCTGGAGCACGGCTTGTCCTATGGCCCCTGGGCCGAGCGCGAGGTGTTCGGCGGCGTTGGTTTCATGAGCCTGAACGCCGACCTGGAGCGCGACGACGTAGGCGAAGCACAAAAGGTGCTTGACGAATTGAAGGCCGATTTGCTCAAAGAGGGGCTCAATGCCGAGACCTTTAACCGCCTCAAACAGGCCGCCATCGCCCGCCAGTCCTGGGCCGTGCAAGGCAATAGCGCGCTGGCCGATTATTACTGGAGCGCCCTGGGTGACTACGAAGACGGTCGCTTCGCCAACCCGGTCAAAGAGTTGCAAGGGGTGACGCTGGCGGAAGCGAACAAAGCCATGCGCGAATTGCTCCTGCAACCGGGATATGTCCGAATCGAGAAGCCGTTGATGAGTTATGACCAGTTGATGTGGTCGATTGGTGGAGTGTTGGGGGCGTTGGTTTTAGCGCTATTGGGCTGGCAGATTTACCGCAGGCGATAG